One stretch of Muribaculum intestinale DNA includes these proteins:
- a CDS encoding reverse transcriptase/maturase family protein: protein MRNPEIILNTLCSHSSDADYKYERLYRLFFNEELFMVAYERIKSKPGNMTPGSDGKTIDGMSLERINALISSLKDESYIPNPAKRVYIPKKNGKLRPLGIPTIEDKLVQEVARMILEAIYEGYFEDTSHGFRPSRSCHTALNSLQKRFTGSRWFIEGDIKGFFDNIDHSVLVDILRKRIADERFIRLIWKFLRAGYLEIWHYHNTYSGAPQGGIVSPILANIYLDQFDKYMAEYAENFKKGNKRKVNPEYDSLNKKLAKVRKKWKSETDETVKACLFERIKELQAKCLSVPAGLQMDANYRRLQYVRYADDFLIGVIGSKADSESIKADITQYMSEKLLLELSAEKTLITHASENAKFLGFDITVQTLDDTKRNKRGVIQRMFVGVVKVNLSSETVRKKLIELGAVKFTQEKGKEVWKPKARTPMIGMKPHEMVAQYDLEIRGFYNYYGFANNSSEACAGFGYIMSYSLYKTLAQKLNSTVQGILAKYKKDKVFTVSYKDEKGKDRTRTLYNGGFKRRKPSEFDFCDRLPCTMYLPKATLADRLRSCICEVCGTKGPLIMHHVRTLKTVNGDTPWGRQMLYRHRKTVAVCAECYAKIKESER, encoded by the coding sequence ATGAGAAATCCAGAGATAATATTGAACACTCTATGCTCACACAGTAGCGATGCTGACTACAAGTATGAGCGGCTTTACCGATTGTTCTTCAACGAAGAACTGTTTATGGTAGCGTATGAGCGCATAAAATCCAAGCCTGGCAACATGACACCCGGCTCGGACGGAAAGACCATAGATGGAATGTCGCTGGAGAGAATCAACGCTCTTATCTCTTCGCTAAAAGATGAGAGTTACATTCCTAACCCTGCAAAGAGGGTCTATATTCCTAAGAAAAACGGAAAACTCCGACCTCTCGGCATACCTACAATCGAAGATAAACTGGTGCAAGAGGTGGCAAGGATGATTTTGGAAGCTATCTATGAGGGATACTTTGAGGATACCTCACATGGCTTCAGACCATCCCGAAGCTGCCACACCGCACTGAACAGTCTTCAGAAACGGTTCACGGGTAGCAGGTGGTTTATCGAAGGGGACATAAAAGGCTTCTTCGACAACATTGACCACTCTGTACTTGTGGACATACTCCGTAAGCGTATTGCCGACGAGCGGTTTATCCGTCTGATATGGAAATTTCTCCGTGCAGGTTATCTTGAGATTTGGCACTATCACAACACCTATTCGGGAGCACCGCAAGGTGGTATTGTGAGCCCTATTCTCGCCAATATTTACCTCGACCAATTCGATAAATACATGGCAGAATACGCTGAAAATTTCAAGAAAGGGAATAAACGTAAGGTAAATCCCGAATACGACAGTCTTAACAAGAAACTCGCGAAAGTGCGCAAGAAATGGAAATCCGAAACAGATGAGACGGTGAAAGCCTGCTTGTTTGAACGGATTAAGGAATTGCAGGCAAAATGTCTTTCAGTACCCGCAGGGCTACAGATGGATGCGAACTATCGCAGACTTCAATATGTCAGATATGCGGATGACTTCTTGATTGGGGTCATCGGGTCGAAAGCCGACAGCGAAAGTATAAAGGCAGACATCACACAATATATGAGTGAAAAACTGCTCCTTGAACTATCCGCTGAAAAGACCTTGATAACCCATGCGTCAGAGAACGCAAAATTTCTTGGCTTTGACATCACCGTCCAAACATTGGATGATACAAAAAGAAACAAGCGAGGTGTCATCCAACGTATGTTTGTAGGTGTAGTCAAAGTAAATCTATCGTCCGAAACTGTCAGAAAGAAACTGATTGAACTCGGAGCGGTAAAATTTACCCAAGAAAAAGGCAAAGAAGTTTGGAAACCGAAAGCAAGAACCCCGATGATAGGAATGAAACCACATGAAATGGTCGCTCAATATGACCTTGAAATCAGAGGTTTCTACAACTATTACGGTTTTGCCAACAACTCCTCCGAAGCCTGCGCAGGTTTTGGCTACATAATGTCGTATAGCCTTTACAAGACACTTGCTCAGAAACTTAACAGTACTGTGCAGGGCATCCTTGCCAAATATAAAAAAGACAAGGTGTTCACAGTGTCTTATAAAGACGAGAAAGGGAAAGACCGAACTCGTACACTATACAACGGAGGTTTCAAAAGACGAAAACCGTCAGAATTCGATTTCTGTGACCGTCTCCCATGCACAATGTATCTTCCAAAAGCCACCCTTGCGGATAGGCTAAGGTCTTGCATATGTGAAGTCTGTGGGACCAAGGGACCTCTCATTATGCACCATGTTCGCACATTAAAGACAGTTAATGGCGATACCCCTTGGGGGCGACAGATGCTGTATCGGCACCGTAAAACGGTAGCCGTATGTGCGGAGTGTTATGCCAAAATCAAAGAAAGTGAGCGTTAG
- the mobB gene encoding conjugal transfer protein MobB: protein MRQGAPVSSLQINKEEGRVLSTNKIYVPPDGKIGISEMVEDFKNYMPKAGRTKKPVLHISLNPHPDDVLSDSDLANIAREYLNKLGFGEQPYIIYKHTDIERHHIHIVTVNVDEQGKRLNMDFIHRRSKKATTEIEEKYNLRKAERQRLNPDTPLKKVDCNAGDVKRQVANTVKLIMSRYSFQTMGEYNAVLSLYGLTSEETNGRVNGREYHGLVYSVLDENGRKIGNPFKASRLGKFSSLNAVHEKINRSEQNITHEAVAKTRRRVAQSLNESHSKEEFIATLKERNIDLVLRYTDEGRIYGATFIDHDTHTVLNGSRLGREFAANALNERFSGDNEVSRTPDIVEPTNPDNETNQEQQTSTNSAPTQQPQDSGNDYDYSLPGLDLFQLSPTVDADEEDFKRRMKRKKRGQRPKF, encoded by the coding sequence ATGCGGCAAGGCGCCCCGGTGTCGAGCCTACAAATCAACAAGGAGGAGGGTCGCGTACTCTCTACTAACAAGATTTATGTGCCACCTGACGGAAAAATCGGCATTTCGGAAATGGTGGAGGATTTCAAAAATTATATGCCGAAGGCCGGACGCACAAAGAAACCGGTTCTCCATATCTCCCTCAATCCGCATCCTGATGATGTTCTGTCTGATTCTGACCTCGCTAACATTGCCCGCGAGTATCTCAACAAACTCGGATTCGGTGAGCAGCCCTACATAATTTATAAGCACACTGATATTGAACGACACCATATCCATATCGTGACGGTCAATGTAGATGAACAGGGAAAGCGACTCAACATGGATTTTATCCATCGGCGAAGTAAAAAGGCAACTACCGAAATTGAGGAGAAATATAATCTCCGTAAGGCAGAGCGTCAGCGTTTGAATCCGGATACTCCATTAAAGAAAGTTGACTGTAATGCCGGTGATGTAAAGCGTCAGGTTGCCAACACCGTCAAGCTCATAATGAGCCGTTACTCATTTCAGACAATGGGAGAATACAACGCTGTGTTGTCGCTCTATGGTTTGACCTCAGAAGAAACCAACGGCAGAGTTAATGGCAGGGAGTATCATGGGTTAGTTTATTCCGTGCTGGATGAAAACGGAAGAAAGATTGGCAACCCGTTCAAGGCTTCACGCCTCGGTAAGTTCTCAAGCCTTAATGCAGTCCACGAAAAAATCAACCGTTCCGAACAGAATATAACTCATGAGGCAGTTGCAAAGACAAGAAGGCGAGTTGCTCAGTCCCTGAATGAATCTCACAGTAAGGAAGAATTTATTGCTACACTGAAAGAGCGCAACATCGACCTTGTATTGAGATATACCGATGAGGGTCGAATCTATGGCGCAACATTCATAGACCATGATACGCATACCGTACTGAATGGCTCTCGCCTTGGCAGGGAATTTGCCGCCAATGCTCTTAATGAACGATTCTCCGGAGATAATGAGGTTAGCCGGACTCCTGATATTGTTGAACCGACAAATCCGGATAATGAAACAAATCAAGAGCAGCAGACATCAACCAACTCGGCTCCTACTCAACAGCCTCAGGATAGCGGTAACGACTATGATTACTCACTCCCCGGTCTTGATCTGTTTCAGCTCAGTCCGACAGTTGACGCTGATGAGGAGGATTTCAAACGCCGCATGAAGCGGAAGAAGCGCGGTCAACGACCGAAATTCTAA
- the mobC gene encoding conjugal transfer protein MobC — MDLIRGLSILVVVTQIYWYCHNLIGDWVFHAQTMKILNGLNEAGGLYNNLWNAKWWALLLLALSCFGTKGVKDEKIKWRQIWIIIGIGGVLFLLNWWMMSLGWQITYIVTTVAGYVCLLLGGIWMSRMLKNNMMDDRFNDENESFQQETRLLTNDYSINLPTKFYYKKRWNEGWINIVNPFRATIVLGTPGSGKSYAVVNNFIKQMIEKGYSLYVYDFKSPDLSTIAFNHLLNHLDKYGDVEPKFYMINFDDPERSHRCNPIHPDFMSDIADAYESAYTIMLNLNKSWVQKQGDFFVESPIVLFAAIIWFLRIYKGGQYCTFPHAIEFLCRRYEDIFPILTSYPDLENYLSPFMDAWLGGAAEQLAGQIASAKIPLSRMISPQLYWVMTGNDFTLDINNPKEPKILCVGNNPDRQNIYGAALGLYNSRIVKLINKKGMLKSGVIIDELPTIYFKGLDNLIATARSNKVAVCLGFQDFSQLERDYGKPEAAVVMNTVGNIFSGQVVGSTAKTLSERFGKVLQKRQSISINRQDVSHSFNTQMDSLIPPSKISTLTQGIFVGAVSDNIDQRIDQKIFHAEIVVDSKKVDAEMKKYVPIPILTDFKDASEDKHKMKADIQANYDQIKQDVRDIVDNEIARIDADPKLRHLLQQKG, encoded by the coding sequence ATGGATTTAATCCGTGGCCTTAGCATCCTCGTTGTGGTCACACAAATTTATTGGTACTGCCATAACCTTATCGGTGATTGGGTATTCCATGCCCAGACTATGAAAATTCTGAACGGTCTGAATGAAGCAGGAGGTCTTTACAACAATCTATGGAACGCCAAATGGTGGGCCCTTCTATTGTTGGCTCTCTCTTGTTTCGGAACAAAAGGTGTCAAGGATGAGAAAATCAAGTGGCGGCAGATTTGGATAATCATTGGCATTGGTGGTGTCCTGTTTCTTCTAAACTGGTGGATGATGAGTTTAGGTTGGCAAATTACTTACATCGTGACCACAGTTGCCGGATATGTTTGCCTCCTTTTGGGAGGAATATGGATGAGCCGAATGTTGAAAAATAACATGATGGACGACCGTTTCAACGATGAGAATGAATCATTTCAGCAGGAAACACGCCTGCTTACGAATGACTATTCCATAAACCTTCCCACAAAATTCTACTACAAAAAACGGTGGAACGAGGGGTGGATAAACATTGTCAATCCTTTCAGAGCGACAATCGTACTCGGCACTCCCGGTTCCGGTAAGTCATACGCCGTTGTCAATAACTTCATAAAACAGATGATTGAGAAAGGGTACTCGCTTTATGTCTATGATTTCAAGAGTCCCGACCTCAGTACCATCGCTTTCAACCACCTGTTGAACCACCTTGACAAGTACGGAGATGTTGAGCCAAAATTCTACATGATAAACTTTGATGATCCGGAGCGCAGCCACCGTTGCAATCCAATTCATCCCGATTTCATGTCGGATATTGCCGATGCCTATGAGAGCGCATATACCATAATGCTCAACCTTAATAAGTCGTGGGTGCAAAAACAGGGAGACTTTTTTGTCGAATCTCCGATTGTATTGTTCGCGGCTATCATCTGGTTTTTGCGAATCTACAAAGGTGGACAATATTGCACGTTCCCTCATGCTATTGAGTTTTTGTGCCGCAGATATGAGGATATTTTTCCGATTCTAACCAGCTATCCGGACTTGGAAAACTATCTGTCACCATTCATGGATGCTTGGCTCGGAGGAGCAGCGGAGCAGCTTGCAGGTCAGATTGCCTCGGCAAAAATACCTCTCTCTCGTATGATTTCGCCACAGCTCTATTGGGTAATGACGGGCAATGACTTCACTCTTGACATCAACAACCCGAAAGAGCCGAAGATTCTATGCGTCGGCAACAATCCTGACCGTCAGAATATCTATGGCGCGGCTCTCGGACTTTACAATTCGAGAATCGTGAAACTAATCAATAAGAAAGGAATGTTGAAGTCCGGTGTCATAATAGATGAGCTTCCCACGATATACTTCAAGGGCTTGGATAATCTAATTGCCACTGCACGAAGCAATAAGGTTGCCGTGTGCCTCGGTTTTCAGGATTTCTCACAGTTGGAACGTGATTATGGGAAGCCGGAGGCGGCGGTCGTGATGAATACCGTCGGCAATATCTTCTCCGGGCAAGTAGTAGGCTCGACCGCCAAAACATTGTCGGAACGGTTTGGAAAGGTGTTGCAGAAGCGGCAGTCAATATCAATCAATCGTCAGGATGTAAGCCACTCATTCAACACGCAGATGGATTCGCTTATTCCACCGAGCAAGATTTCCACATTGACACAGGGAATATTTGTCGGAGCGGTTTCCGACAACATCGACCAACGCATTGACCAGAAGATTTTTCACGCAGAGATTGTCGTGGACAGTAAAAAAGTCGATGCCGAAATGAAAAAATATGTGCCGATTCCAATCCTGACCGATTTCAAAGATGCCTCGGAGGATAAGCACAAGATGAAAGCCGACATTCAGGCGAACTACGACCAAATCAAGCAGGACGTGCGGGATATAGTTGACAATGAGATTGCCCGCATAGATGCTGACCCTAAATTGCGACACCTTCTCCAACAGAAGGGTTGA
- a CDS encoding DUF1896 family protein — MTNNHFDSRGYDLDYYNLFLRRYLSEHRFPEAEDDLFIATRTEHAYDVFVESRLAGDEWYISNEKAMAALYAGFEMSPYDFISGLLLDEFQDNISLEDESIEFWTFTFIDELKEEFKGITLGEEFFNTTEGEVFRLTVIGRITLFFEEYGL, encoded by the coding sequence ATGACAAATAACCATTTTGACAGCCGGGGATATGACCTCGACTACTACAACCTTTTTCTCCGCCGGTACCTTTCAGAGCATAGATTTCCGGAAGCAGAGGATGATCTGTTTATTGCCACACGCACGGAACACGCATACGATGTTTTCGTTGAATCCCGCCTTGCCGGTGACGAGTGGTATATTTCCAATGAAAAAGCAATGGCGGCACTTTATGCCGGATTTGAAATGTCACCTTACGATTTCATCAGCGGCCTGTTGCTTGATGAGTTTCAAGACAACATCTCACTTGAAGATGAATCCATTGAGTTCTGGACTTTCACGTTCATTGATGAGTTGAAAGAGGAGTTCAAAGGAATTACTCTTGGCGAAGAGTTCTTCAACACTACCGAAGGAGAAGTATTCCGACTGACGGTTATTGGCCGTATTACCTTATTCTTTGAGGAGTATGGCTTATAA